From Spiroplasma eriocheiris, the proteins below share one genomic window:
- a CDS encoding lipoprotein, giving the protein MKKLLAILGAIGLTATGASSVVACNKEDKKEDVKNLSSYSEAHKKEIALAVTNAIAKTSNKAAGENTAAYKAINSAVIDTLKSISKVSKLTGPKLQVNVLDKNNAEFTTHNSEFKKGDQLIIVVKALSGSELKGSLKVNLTVTDQVVVDLTKVTITVPAQTIPGDKSVAGDVTALQTAITNAVKGTSALSGLTIDTDYTIEGLNQIVVGKTPTELSAMKFSVKAKSTKIIGETPKFSVNVTKAAVAVDLTKVTITVPTQTIPGDKSVAGDVTALQIAITNAVKGTSALSGLTIDTDYTIEGLNQIVVGKTPVELSSFEFSVKAKSVKATGGTPKFKVNVTKAAVAVDLTKVTITVPTQTIPGDKSVAGDVTALQIAITNAVKGTSALSGLTIDTDYTIEGLNQIVVGKTPVELSAMKFSVKAKSTKIIGETPKFSVNVTKAAVAVDLTKVTITVPTQTIPGDKSVAGDVTALQIAITNAVKGTSALSGLTIDTDYTIEGLNQIVVGKTPVELSAMKFSVKAKSTKIIGETPKFSVNVTKAAVAVDLTKVTITVPTQTIPGDKSVAGDVTALQIAITNAVKGTSALSGLTIDTDYTIEGLNQIVVGKTPVELSSFEFSVKAKSVKATGETPKFKVNVTKK; this is encoded by the coding sequence GTGAAGAAATTATTAGCGATTTTAGGCGCAATTGGATTGACAGCCACTGGTGCTTCATCAGTCGTCGCATGTAACAAGGAAGACAAAAAAGAAGATGTAAAAAATTTATCTTCATATAGTGAAGCCCATAAGAAAGAAATTGCCCTAGCAGTAACTAACGCCATTGCTAAAACATCTAATAAAGCTGCTGGCGAAAACACCGCTGCTTATAAAGCTATTAATAGTGCAGTAATTGACACTTTAAAATCAATTTCAAAAGTAAGCAAATTAACAGGACCTAAGCTACAAGTTAATGTGTTAGATAAAAATAATGCTGAATTTACTACTCATAATAGTGAGTTTAAAAAAGGTGATCAACTTATTATTGTCGTTAAAGCCTTAAGTGGTTCAGAGTTAAAAGGGAGTTTAAAAGTTAACTTAACAGTAACTGACCAAGTAGTTGTTGATTTAACCAAAGTAACAATTACAGTTCCCGCTCAAACAATTCCAGGTGATAAGAGTGTTGCGGGGGATGTTACTGCTTTACAAACAGCAATTACTAATGCTGTTAAAGGAACTTCAGCATTGTCAGGATTAACTATTGACACAGATTATACTATTGAAGGGTTAAACCAAATTGTTGTTGGTAAAACTCCAACTGAATTATCAGCTATGAAATTTTCAGTAAAAGCAAAAAGTACTAAGATTATTGGTGAAACACCTAAATTTAGTGTAAATGTTACAAAAGCAGCGGTTGCTGTTGATTTAACCAAAGTAACAATTACAGTTCCCACTCAAACAATTCCAGGTGATAAGAGTGTTGCGGGGGATGTTACTGCTTTACAAATAGCAATTACTAATGCTGTTAAAGGAACTTCAGCATTGTCAGGATTAACTATTGACACAGATTATACTATTGAAGGGTTAAACCAAATTGTTGTTGGTAAAACTCCGGTTGAATTATCATCATTTGAGTTTAGTGTTAAAGCAAAAAGTGTTAAAGCAACAGGCGGAACACCTAAATTTAAGGTAAATGTTACAAAAGCAGCTGTTGCTGTTGATTTAACCAAAGTAACAATTACAGTTCCCACTCAAACAATTCCAGGTGATAAGAGTGTTGCGGGGGATGTTACTGCTTTACAAATAGCAATTACTAATGCTGTTAAAGGAACTTCAGCATTGTCAGGATTAACTATTGACACAGATTATACTATTGAAGGGTTAAACCAAATTGTTGTTGGTAAAACTCCAGTTGAATTATCAGCTATGAAATTTTCAGTAAAAGCAAAAAGTACTAAGATTATTGGTGAAACACCTAAATTTAGTGTAAATGTTACAAAAGCAGCGGTTGCTGTTGATTTAACCAAAGTAACAATTACAGTTCCCACTCAAACAATTCCAGGTGATAAGAGTGTTGCGGGGGATGTTACTGCTTTACAAATAGCAATTACTAATGCTGTTAAAGGAACTTCAGCATTGTCAGGATTAACTATTGACACAGATTATACTATTGAAGGGTTAAACCAAATTGTTGTTGGTAAAACTCCAGTTGAATTATCAGCTATGAAATTTTCAGTAAAAGCAAAAAGTACTAAGATTATTGGTGAAACACCTAAATTTAGTGTAAATGTTACAAAAGCAGCGGTTGCTGTTGATTTAACCAAAGTAACAATTACAGTTCCCACTCAAACAATTCCAGGTGATAAGAGTGTTGCGGGGGATGTTACTGCTTTACAAATAGCAATTACTAATGCTGTTAAAGGAACTTCAGCATTGTCAGGATTAACTATTGACACAGATTATACTATTGAAGGGTTAAACCAAATTGTTGTTGGTAAAACTCCAGTTGAATTATCATCATTTGAGTTTAGTGTTAAAGCAAAAAGTGTTAAAGCAACAGGCGAAACACCTAAATTTAAGGTAAATGTTACAAAAAAATAA
- the parE gene encoding DNA topoisomerase IV subunit B — protein sequence MDNNNKALHYDESSIQVLEGLDAVRKRPGMYIGSTDIRGLHHLVWEIVDNSIDEALAGFASEINIIIHKNNGITVKDNGRGVPIGKHASGKSTPEVIFSVLHAGGKFGGDGYKTSGGLHGVGSSVVNALSSEFDVTIYRDKKISNIKFNNGGKLAQKLTTIGSTATTGTTVYFVPDPEIFKVIDFSFSTISERIRESAFLNSGLKITLQDERTDKYVEYLFNNGLEEFITYMNEGKKPITPIITFKGIEKDIDVEIALQYSTEFNENLLSFANNVKTSDGGSHVVGFRTGLTKVINEYARKEGLLKEKDKNLDSTDTREGLTAIISVKIPESLIQYEGQTKGKLGTSDAKTAVENIVAKQMQFWMLENKTNAYAIIEKALLARTAKEEARKAREAARGNKRKSNSERLLTGKLTPAQNKNKKVNELFLVEGDSAGGSAKSGRDRKFQAILSLRGKVINAEKAKLQDLMNNEEINLMIHAIGAGFGNNFDLEDANYGKIIIMTDADTDGAHIQTLLLTFFYRFMRPLIEDKRVYIALPPLFKITNLKTKKVSYAWDENELKTKLKHLKDKFELQRYKGLGEMNAEQLWETTMDPETRQLIAVTIDDAAIAEKRIVTLMGDDAKKRKDWIDENVKFTLEDDFQPVVGQ from the coding sequence ATGGACAATAATAACAAAGCTTTACATTATGATGAATCTTCAATTCAAGTCCTAGAAGGGTTAGATGCTGTTCGGAAACGACCAGGAATGTATATTGGTTCAACTGATATTCGGGGATTACATCATTTAGTTTGAGAAATTGTTGATAACTCAATTGATGAAGCATTAGCTGGATTTGCTAGTGAAATTAATATTATAATACATAAAAATAATGGTATTACGGTGAAAGATAATGGACGGGGAGTTCCCATTGGTAAACATGCGAGTGGGAAATCAACCCCTGAGGTTATTTTTTCAGTTTTACATGCTGGGGGAAAATTTGGTGGTGATGGTTATAAAACATCGGGAGGTCTCCATGGGGTTGGTTCTTCAGTTGTTAATGCTTTATCAAGTGAATTTGATGTCACAATTTATCGAGACAAAAAAATTAGTAACATTAAATTTAATAATGGGGGGAAATTAGCCCAAAAATTAACTACCATTGGTTCGACAGCAACAACGGGAACAACCGTTTATTTTGTGCCTGATCCCGAAATATTTAAAGTAATTGATTTTTCATTTTCAACAATCTCAGAACGAATTCGCGAATCAGCATTTTTAAATAGTGGGTTAAAAATTACACTCCAAGATGAACGCACGGATAAGTATGTTGAGTATTTATTTAATAATGGGTTAGAAGAGTTCATTACTTATATGAATGAGGGGAAAAAACCAATTACCCCAATTATTACCTTTAAAGGAATTGAAAAAGACATTGATGTTGAAATTGCTTTACAATATTCAACTGAATTTAATGAAAACTTATTAAGTTTTGCTAATAATGTTAAAACCAGTGATGGGGGAAGTCATGTGGTTGGTTTTCGTACGGGATTAACAAAAGTTATTAATGAGTATGCCCGTAAAGAAGGTTTATTAAAAGAAAAAGATAAGAACTTAGATTCAACGGACACTCGAGAAGGATTAACAGCAATTATTTCAGTAAAAATCCCGGAAAGTTTAATCCAATATGAGGGCCAAACCAAAGGAAAATTAGGAACTAGTGATGCCAAAACAGCAGTTGAAAATATTGTTGCTAAACAAATGCAATTTTGAATGTTAGAAAATAAAACAAATGCCTATGCAATTATTGAAAAAGCTTTATTAGCTCGTACTGCTAAAGAAGAGGCTCGCAAAGCTCGGGAAGCAGCACGAGGTAATAAGCGAAAATCTAATAGTGAACGGTTATTAACGGGAAAATTAACTCCTGCCCAAAATAAAAATAAAAAGGTTAATGAATTATTTTTAGTGGAAGGGGATTCAGCCGGAGGGAGCGCAAAATCAGGGCGTGACCGGAAATTTCAAGCCATTCTTTCACTACGTGGAAAAGTTATTAATGCGGAAAAAGCAAAATTACAAGATTTAATGAATAATGAAGAAATTAATTTAATGATCCATGCTATTGGGGCTGGTTTTGGTAATAATTTTGATTTGGAAGATGCTAACTATGGCAAAATCATTATTATGACCGATGCGGATACTGATGGAGCGCACATTCAAACTTTATTATTAACATTTTTCTACCGCTTTATGCGTCCGTTAATTGAAGACAAACGAGTTTACATTGCTTTACCTCCCTTATTCAAAATTACTAATTTAAAAACTAAAAAAGTTAGTTATGCGTGAGATGAAAATGAGTTAAAAACAAAACTAAAACATTTAAAAGATAAGTTTGAACTCCAACGTTACAAAGGATTGGGAGAAATGAACGCCGAACAGTTGTGAGAAACAACAATGGATCCCGAAACTCGTCAGTTAATTGCCGTAACAATTGATGATGCGGCAATTGCGGAAAAACGAATTGTAACATTAATGGGGGATGATGCTAAAAAACGGAAAGATTGAATTGATGAAAATGTTAAGTTTACTTTAGAAGATGAC